From a single Oscarella lobularis chromosome 20, ooOscLobu1.1, whole genome shotgun sequence genomic region:
- the LOC136198960 gene encoding fibrillin-2-like gives MGRLVGVVISLLACFVVSIQACSEDVTVTERGTSVTSPNFRGRYPSSARCVTSLATQSPLYCLKFTLQFLDLESGNNCPYDRVKIKCGNTYVKEFCGALSSVQSSNKVVTCDKSTGEVEFRSDSSVEGRGFEIQVDRVRCSGHSEGQFLTAKSGVMTSPNYPRLYPNNADVLFHICLPSDCNIVFRFTHLNLEHTRGCTFDHVTIYNGDSLLSNQVGPYCHSHVIGRDIRVGNEALVRFQTDGSVVKNGFRLEYRSACVSPCRSSPCRNGGTCVETEPTAYKCCCPQGYTGAHCEIAMKNVHPLQVSGCVNSPNFPQRYPNSGLSDFVISANENERIHLRFYNFSMQNSGNCDCDRLIIYDGDNTCSTINGIFCGNVLPSRIVSTSNKLLLRFVSDDDQAASGFHLCYSSNPSHPLIAARHFVSSPCSINNGGCEQRCTVREGKARCVCRSGFKSNSDEKSCRDVDECSPHPRVRHNCVHPAECRNTLGSFYCVCNRLGFRLSQSGTECEDENECLNSEVHHCEQNCTNTIGSFYCSCRDGFRLSANGKECKDTNECLANNAGCSQLCINTPGSYKCGCRQGFNVSKDDNRLCIDVDECKHFSSNPEKCPECRRSKDAWYKCTCDEGHVTDRRGFGGCIDINECKLIPDICTNGTCVNIPGHYQCICPPGYNATHVGANKFTCLDIDECSVSNGGCAEICNNTVGSFTCTCSRGYELGNDGKSCIDINECASNDLNQCSQRCINTKRSYRCKCNQGYKLAGDGYSCIDIDECRRGENQCSVSELCVNSPGSYRCSCYPGWQLTENGFNCTDINECDVNNGGCQHTCINTPGNRTCECETGYETQDGGVTCQDINECLDTPCNMTCQNTNGSFSCNCRSPSFRLHSNGRDCLDIDECSVNNGGCAQICTNFYGGYECSCEDGYAVKPNRPSKCQDINECREETDNCTQRCHNVVGSYYCSCDAGYELNADNMTCTDVDECDRNISGCNQICSNEEGDFSCSCLSGYVLNETDSTHCYDVNECLENNGNCSGTCVNTPGSYRCECEENERLAENGFTCLTSPTFGAFEALAAKVEVLGNQAKESSKTIAYLAEKVAILEQRLLEEKIDSVPTVSR, from the exons ATGggtcgtctcgtcggcgtcgtcatttc ATTACTCGCGtgcttcgtcgtctctaTACAAG CTTGTAGCGaagacgtcaccgtcaccgAAAGAGGAacttctgtgacgtcaccgaattTTCGAGGAAGATATCCGAGTTCAGCACGTTGTGTCACTTCGTTGGCCACTCAGAGTCCTCTTTACTGCTTGAAATTCACCCTCCAGTTTCTTGACTTGGAAAGCGGCAACAATTGCCCGTATGACCGCGTTAAAATTAAATGCGGAAATACCTACGTTAAAGAGTTTTGTGGAGCTCTAAGTTCAGTGCAAAGCAGTAATAAAGTAGTGACATGCGATAAAAGCACGGGAGAGGTAGAATTCAGATCGGATTCGTCCGTAGAAGGTCGCGGTTTTGAAATTCAAGTTGATAGGGTACGTTGCTCAG GTCATAGTGAAGGTCAATTTTTGACAGCTAAAAGTGGCGTTATGACGTCGCCAAATTATCCGCGTCTTTACCCAAATAACGCCGATGTTCTCTTTCACATTTGCCTGCCGTCGGATTGCAACATCGTCTTTCGTTTCACCCATTTAAATCTCGAGCACACTCGAGGCTGCAcctttgatcacgtgacgattTACAACGGAGACTCGTTGTTATCGAATCAAGTTGGCCCATACTGTCACTCTCACGTAATTGGAAGAGACATCCGGGTTGGCAACGAAGCCCTGGTTCGTTTCCAAACAGACGGATCTGTAGTCAAAAACGGCTTCCGCCTTGAATACCGCTCAG CCTGCGTTTCTCCGTGTCGCTCCAGCCCGTGCCGtaacggcggcacgtgcgtcgaaACGGAGCCTACAGCGTACAAATGCTGCTGCCCTCAAGGCTACACGGGAGCACACTGCGAAATAGCAA TGAAAAACGTTCATCCGCTGCAAGTCAGCGGCTGCGTAAACAGTCCCAATTTCCCCCAACGCTATCCTAATAGCGGCCTATCCGACTTCGTCATATcggcgaacgaaaacgagcgaatTCACCTCCGCTTCTACAATTTCAGCATGCAAAATTCCGGCAATTGCGATTGTGATCGACTCATCATctacgacggcgacaacaCGTGCTCCACAATCAACGGCATCTTCTGCGGAAATGTCCTTCCGAGTcgcatcgtttcgacgagtaATAAACTTCTCCTGCGCTTCGTGAGCGATGACGATCAAGCGGCAAGTGGATTCCATCTCTGCTATTCGTCCAATCCAAGCCACCCGCTTATAGCGGCGAGACACTTTGTGTCGTCTCCCTGTTCCATCAATAACGGCGGATGTGAGCAACGGTGCACAGTTCGAGAAGGAAAAGCGCGATGCGTGTGTCGATCCGGATTCAAATCAAACTCGGACGAAAAAAGTTGCCGAG ATGTTGATGAGTGTAGTCCTCATCCTCGTGTTCGTCACAATTGCGTGCATCCGGCCGAGTGTCGGAATACCTTAGGATCGTTCTATTGCGTTTGCAATAGACTTGGCTTTAGATTGAGTCAAAGTGGCACCGAATGCGAAG atgaAAACGAGTGCCTAAATTCGGAGGTTCACCATTGCGAGCAGAATTGTACCAACACTATCGGTAGTTTCTATTGTTCGTGTCGCGACGGCTTCAGGCTCAGCGCAAATGGAAAAGAATGCAAAG ATACGAACGAGTGTCTGGCAAATAACGCGGGGTGTAGTCAGTTGTGTATAAATACGCCCGGATCTTATAAGTGTGGCTGCAGACAAGGATTCAATGTCAGCAAAGATGATAATAGACTGTGTATCGACGTGGACGAGTGCAAACACTTCTCGTCAAACCCAGAAAAATGTCCCGAATGCCGGAGAAGCAAAGACGCATG GTATAAGTGCACGTGCGATGAGGGGCACGTGACGGATCGACGTGGCTTTGGCGGTTGCATTGACATAAACGAATGCAAATTGATTCCAGATATCTGCACGAACGGCACGTGCGTGAACATACCCGGACACTATCAATGCATCTGTCCACCGGGATATAATGCAAC GCACGTTGGTGCAAATAAGTTTACTTGTCttgacatcgacgaatgtagCGTTTCCAATGGCGGTTGTGCGGAAATCTGCAACAACACCGTAGGTTCGTTCACGTGCACGTGTTCCCGTGGATACGAGCTCGGAAACGACGGCAAAAGCTGCATTGATATAAACGAATGCGCATCGAACGACTTGAATCAATGCAGCCAGCGATGCATCAATACAAAAAGAAGTTATCGCTGTAAATGCAATCAAGGGTATAAACTCGCGGGAGATGGGTACAGTTGCATTGATATTGACGAGTGTCGACGAGGGGAGAACCAGTGCTCCGTTTCTGAGTTGTGCGTAAATTCTCCGGGGTCTTATCGGTGTAGTTGCTATCCCGGCTGGCAGTTGACTGAAAATGGATTCAATTGCACTGATATTAAtgaatgtgacgtcaataacGGGGGCTGTCAACATACTTGTATTAATACTCCGGGGAATCGTACGTGTGAATGCGAGACGGGATACGAGACTCAAGATGGGGGCGTGACCTGCCAAG ATATTAATGAGTGCTTGGACACGCCCTGCAATATGACGTGTCAGAATACGAACGgttctttctcttgcaaTTGTCGATCGCCCAGTTTTCGTCTCCATAGCAATGGCCGTGATTGCTTAG atatcgacgaatgtagTGTTAATAACGGAGGCTGCGCTCAAATCTGCACGAATTTTTACGGAGG ttATGAGTGCAGCTGTGAAGATGGCTACGCAGTAAAGCCCAACAGACCCTCAAAATGCCAAG ACATCAACGAATGCAGAGAAGAGACGGATAACTGCACTCAGCGATGCCACAACGTCGTGGGCTCGTACTATTGCTCCTGTGACGCCGGCTACGAATTAAATGCCGACAATATGACGTGCACAG acgTTGATGAATGCGACAGAAATATATCTGGATGTAATCAAATTTGCTCCAACGAAGAGGGCGACTTCAG TTGCTCGTGTTTGAGTGGCTACGTTCTCAACGAGACAGATTCGACGCATTGCTATGATGTCAACGAATGCTTGGAG AACAATGGAAATTGTTCAGGCACGTGTGTTAACACTCCAGGCTCGTACAGGTGCGAGTGCGAGGAGAACGAAAGACTCGCTGAGAACGGCTTCACTTGCTTGA CCTCTCCTACTTTTGGAGCTTTTGAGGCCTTAGCAGCGAAAGTTGAAGTCTTGGGAAATCAG GCTAAGGAGTCTTCGAAAACAATAGCGTATCTTGCCGAGAAG GTTGCTATCTTGGAGCAGCGtcttttggaagaaaaaatcgacagCGTTCCAACAG TCTCCAGATGA
- the LOC136198971 gene encoding dolichyl-diphosphooligosaccharide--protein glycosyltransferase subunit 1-like encodes MRRFRGILAALVALTIAFCSGANDGISENVVVSKATRLIDLTTHVLKINTTTTLENSGSAALQHVHYAVDASHAKHLSFIGATLEKSDDTEVKLQVTAAGKEDAKKGQLFKVTLPTPLSPSGSIVVTVETVFTNILEPYPSQISQAEKQLIRYRSNHYISIPYKVVTQTTTVKLSSSNVISHSQLKPTQLSESVITYGPYEDQEPYSFDKMTVHYENNGPFLVVTSLTRVIEVSHWGNVAVEETYFMKHNGAKLKGSFSRYDYQRNPSGSGLSSIRSFKTLLPSAAMDVYYRDEIGNISTSNMLSLDEAVELEIRPRFPLFGGWQTNYYIGYNLPSHEYLFHQGSRYKLKMRFVDHVYDDQVVEDVLLKIILPEGATKIKLSAPFSVSEKPREIHRTYLDTCGRPVVIATAKNLVEQHIQDFELEYEFSGIYMLQEPFLVVAAFFLVFLSVIVVTRIDFSIVKDSAHEARLKASGGKEMVDSLCRQLHDVYAQYNDVIHAHKTSKDTSAFQSAKKPLDTAIKDMIAELGRLKNDVAGDPEAHEKVSKLERMEKEYVSYLKDSAGKGGGAHNTEKREELLVEMQGILDSL; translated from the exons ATGCGGCGGTTCCGCGGTATTCTAGCTGCACTCGTTGCACTCACCATTGCCTTCTGCTCCGGCGCCAACGACGGAATcagcgaaaacgtcgtcgtgagCAAGGCAACCCGGCTCATCGACTTGACAACTCACGTTCTCAAAATTAACACGACAACGACCCTGGAAAATAGCGGCAGCGCAGCGCTTCAACACGTCCACTACGCAGTGGACGCGTCGCACGCCAAACACCTCTCCTTCATCGGTGCAACG CTGGAAAAATCGGACGATACCGAAGTGAAACTTCAAGTTACGGCAGccggaaaagaagacgcgaa AAAAGGTCAACTTTTCAAAGTGACCCTCCCCACGCCCCTCTCTCCATCcggatcgatcgtcgtcaccgtgGAAACCGTTTTTACGAATATCCTCGAACCGTACCCGTCGCAAATTTCCCAGGCGGAAAAGCAATTGATACGCTATCGCTCCAATCACTACATCTCCATTCCCTACAAGGTCGTTACCCAGACGACGACCGTcaaattgtcgtcgtccaacGTCATATCTCACTCCCAACTGAAGCCAACGCAATTGAGCGAAAGCGTCATCACGTACGGGCCCTACGAAGATCAAGAGCCCTATTCCTTCGATAAAATGACTGTTCACTATGAGAACAATGGCCCGTTCTTGGTTGTGACGagtctaacgcgcgttattGAAGTCTCTCACTGGGGCAACGTCGCCGTAGAGGAAACCTACTTCATGAAACATAATGGAGCAAAGCTCAAGGGTTCGTTCAGTCGCTATGACTACCAAAGGAATCCATCCGGGAGTGGCTTATCATCAATTCGTTCCTTCAAAACTCTCTTGCCTTCCGCCGCTATGGACGTCTATTATAGAGATGAAATTGGAAATATTTCTACTAGTAATATGTTGTCTTTGGACGAGGCTGTGGAGCTGGAGATTCGGCCCCGGTTTCCCTTGTTTGGCGGATGGCAGACCAACTATTACATTGGCTACAATTTGCCCAGTCACGAATACTTGTTTCATCAGGGATCTCGTtataaattgaaaatgagaTTTGTTGATCACGTGTATGATGATCAAGTGGTCGAAGATGTGCTTTTGAAGATTATTCTGCCCGAAGGAGCCAC aaaaatcaaattgtCTGCTCCCTTTTCCGTTTCTGAGAAACCGCGGGAAATTCATCGCACTTACTTGGACACGTGCGGAAGACCCGTCGTCATAGCAACAGCTAAGAATCTCGTAGAACAACATATACAAGATTTTGAG CTTGAATATGAATTCTCTGGGATCTACATGCTCCAAGAACCGTTTCtagtcgtcgccgctttcttcCTTGTCTTCCTCTCCGTCATCGTAGTGACTAGGATAGATTTTTCCATAGTCAAA gaTTCTGCTCATGAGGCTAGACTCAAGGCGTCTGGAGGCAAGGAAATGGTCGATTCGCTCTGTCGTCAACTCCACGACGTCTACGCGCAATACAATGATGTCATACACGCGCACAAAACCTCAAAGGATACCAGTGCGTTTCAGTCAGCCAAGAAACCCTTGGATACAGCCATCAAGGACATGATTGCTGAGCTGGGGAGACTCAAGAATGACGTGGCTGGTGACCCGGAAGCCCATGAAaag GTTTCTAAACTCGAGCGCATGGAGAAGGAGTATGTGAGTTACTTGAAGGATAGCGCGGGAAAGGGAGGCGGAGCTCATAACacggagaaaagagaagaacttctcgtcgaaatgcAAGGAATTTTGGACTCCTTGTGA
- the LOC136198974 gene encoding kelch-like protein 20: MFTGTMAESARSEIALEHVAGHAVELLVEHAYTSRIELTHANVEDVFEAAAYLQFDDVVEKCVFYLEENIADSNCFGIHRLASRHNCSHLKKISWLHALNNFEGVVREDEFLCVDIADVIRLIKDDRLNANSEETVFNAALKWVQRDVITRSSALKMLLKAIRLCQLPWSFLVENVLVNKLISTRDDCQEIIQDVKDFRLSRKVVDNNHLRPRNSVSGCDVIYVIGGIIERNPTNTIELFNPITNTWRSSIPMETPRRGCTVAVTTNNNIYVIGGSDGNKALNSIEIYDPITDTWEMGPPMKISRSSVACAIISSFIYVTGGYDGRTQCLATGEKFSAESKQWSDFSAMATARSMHGCVSVNNWVYVIGGYDGIQDLKSCERYSPLTDTWEPIPAMTSRRSLAAICHAENRIIVAGGTEGRRHFSSVEYFDVCLWAWFPLKHLLSPRSRASAVAWDGRVFLFGGAGNCDVEAVDINDVDADSSWTKVSRMNSPRERFACCAIASA; this comes from the coding sequence ATGTTCACGGGGACCATGGCGGAGAGCGCTAGAAGCGAGATCGCACTCGAACACGTGGCCGGTCACGCGGTAGAGCTCCTCGTCGAACACGCGTATACATCGCGCATCGAGCTTACGCACGCGAACGTAGAGGACGTATTCGAAGCGGCCGCGTACttgcaattcgacgacgtcgtcgaaaagtgCGTTTTCTACTTGGAGGAGAATATCGCCGATTCGAATTGCTTTGGAATTCATCGTCTCGCTTCTCGACACAATTGCTcgcatttgaaaaaaatttcgtgGCTACATGCGCTGAATAATTTCGAAGGAGTTGTCCGAGAGGACGAATTTCTCTGTGTCGATatcgctgacgtcatcagatTAATAAAAGACGATCGTCTCAATGCGAATAGTGAAGAAACGGTTTTTAACGCTGCGCTAAAGTGGGTccagcgtgacgtcataacgcGGAGTTCCGCGCTAAAAATGCTTTTGAAAGCAATTCGTTTATGTCAATTGCCCTGGTCGTTTCTCGTGGAGAATGTCCTCGTGAATAAATTGATATCCACGAGGGACGACTGTCAAGAAATCATTCAAGACGTAAAAGATTTTCGTTTATCTCGTAAAGTGGTTGATAACAATCATCTCAGACCGCGAAATTCCGTTTCCGGTTGCGACGTCATCTACGTCATAGGCGGAATCATAGAAAGAAATCCCACTAATactattgaattatttaatccGATTACAAACACGTGGAGATCAAGCATTCCCATGGAAACGCCACGACGCGGCTGCACAGTTGCCGTCACCACTAATAACAATATATACGTCATCGGAGGCTCAGACGGAAATAAGGCATTAAACAGTATTGAAATTTATGACCCTATAACTGACACGTGGGAAATGGGGCCCCCTATGAAAATCTCACGCAGTAGCGTAGCGTGCGCTATCATCAGCTCTTTTATATACGTAACCGGTGGCTATGACGGTAGAACCCAATGCCTAGCAACGGGCGAAAAATTCTCCGCGGAATCTAAACAGTGGTCCGATTTCtctgccatggcaacggctAGAAGCATGCACGGATGCGTTTCCGTGAATAATTGGGTCTACGTCATAGGCGGCTATGACGGCATACAGGACTTGAAATCATGCGAACGCTATAGCCCTCTTACAGACACTTGGGAACCTATTcccgcgatgacgtcacgccgaTCCTTAGCTGCAATTTGCCACGCTGAAAATCGAATAATTGTGGCTGGGGGTACGGAAGGGCGTCGTCATTTTTCGTCCGTTGAATATTTTGACGTTTGTTTGTGGGCGTGGTTTCCGTTGAAACATCTTCTTTCGCCTCGAAGTCGCGCAAGCGCAGTCGCGTGGGACGGGCGCGTTTTTCTATTTGGCGGCGCTGGAaattgcgacgtcgaagccgtAGAtatcaacgacgtcgacgccgacagtTCGTGGACGAAAGTTTCGCGCATGAATAGTCCGCGAGAACGATTCGCATGTTGCGCAATAGCAAGTGCATGA
- the LOC136198954 gene encoding rap guanine nucleotide exchange factor 2-like, giving the protein MEAGSDSSGGSSDEAIFHVLQKPPDRRKESDLARLANNLRQYKAFDKYDDVQLRSLCRSVTYEYHQPNSYLFRRDELLPRWYVVLHGSVMMNAELFAAGSTIGADRNNELRAANDCLVLDPTEFLVISDEIEELDENFLQSLIVERPPPSSPAPSDSGVSTSIRACDHSLTSSGYDSPNRGGGTGGGGTGVGTVSGTRPLSFRSSSSSESIDLRSSPQTSALRRAKTTKTKIRAAATTTKADSQKGRRRSEADVAAQSGHRRGGAPKMSGLGMLQEEMQHLIDRMGEKSHAGVIMTPRRDTRSGASGNLGASARVLPTEPPRLLFSSSASVDIDDLPETCVDSDDDDTLIGESVTTSSSRDSLSDIQDPVYESMEKMPSDRTENDIDLMHDYLQYLPAFSGHTETIRRQLCAKICLHKFLHGMEVVPNGRELSSWYVILYGQLDLMNHGKNAKTLFSGESFGITAEASKSIHQGSLVVKSDHCKILEVKGEDFKEILHSGEQNIRTVTEDGKPVLVQEQRGAGDRVGYVIIRGTQKRLLDQLVEANPADPNYAEDFLLCHRTFIEGLRVARQLLEAFEDAEQRPHVTRVMLLWVNNHFGDFDGVSDMMDCLEKFREKLEEERMGEHLRMLDVAVTTKSKIRDVVLKRDDVTAQLGMTIIGRNDHVYVSHVEKETISEKAKIRIGDEIISVNDVATTDATFERVERALSDGKKFRIQVKYAGSNKVLQTHPSFTYSDDDDGSASPSPHFYPPPPRSGSFLLPMTSKQHEKGGKSRTLSGLIGKLTGRARKPKSRPAISSVIFTGSVGGGQLTPPPFHHNSREQTPDSESLSPTTLSDDLKFSFGPVHQSTSMPSIPLSPPPQLSSNIDHVIKIFHGGSGTSDGGGNAHSCYIPISNQTTAGNLVALAIREFSQSESACDYSLCQITTDSKTRSLQQKRLPDTLNRLPERLGLHSRYYIKPHNMTGTLVHEDVVDDILRDGAIHVANLDLDELVRHLTVTDFVTFRQIQHEEYIRDLFGCHSNEETSTATSTRHLAKFADIVNREMFWVVTEVCRETRERKRVKIIKRFVKIAGLCRRARNFNTMFAVVSGLGHRCVERLRTTWDRVPSKYVRAFESMQRLMDPTRNMSTYRTVINEESRRGPVIPFFPVVKKDLMVLYLTNESKVNGLINFEKLRKLSKEIRNVGRFASKSYDPNHVFGVETSAASGGELLLNPMTGTLKKRSGAGGANSIIKKMYEMKLMEKKVREYVANLPVIEDETMLEVLSVAREPPPGSGGGGGGGGAGGSNGRASPQTRAMSVGSKVGLVRRNSSSSSLTRRLSVQEGASSASAPSPVKKRFLGGSPSNKKRRGSVSSRQSLSCNSSPLIKAKSMNH; this is encoded by the exons ATGGAAGCGGGATCGGAcagcagcggcggcagcagcgacgaagcgataTTTCACGTCCTCCAAAAGCCTCCCGATCGTCGCAAAGAATCGGATCTGGCTCGCCTTGCGAATAATCTTCGACAATACAAGGCGTTCGACAAATACGACGATGTTCAACTCCG TTCCCTGTGCCGTTCCGTCACCTACGAATACCACCAGCCCAATAGTTACCTAttccgtcgcgacgaacttCTCCCCCGCTGGTACGTCGTACTTCACGGCTCCGTCATGATGAACGCCGAACTTTTCGCCGCCGGATCGACAATCGGCGCCGATCGCAACAACGAATTGCGCGCCGCCAACGATTGTCTCGTTCTCGACCCCACCGAATTTCTCGTCAtaagcgacgaaatcgaagaattAGACGAGAATTTTCTCCAGAGTCTAATCGTTGAacggccgccgccgtcgagtcCGGCACCGTCCGATTCCGGtgtatcgacgtcgattcgagccTGCGATCattctttgacgtcatccggTTACGATTCGCCGAAtcgtggcggcggcaccggcggcggcggcacagGCGTCGGCACCGTGAGCGGAACGCGACCCCTCTCCTTTcgctcatcgtcgtcatccgaGTCGATTGATCTACGATCGTCGCCTCAAACGTCCGCATTACGACGCgccaaaacgacgaaaacgaaaatccgagcggcggcgacgacgacaaaagcgGATTCTCAAAaaggtcgtcgtcgttcggagGCGGACGTCGCCGCCCAGTCGGGTCAtcgccgcggcggcgcgcCGAAGATGAGCGGCTTGGGTATGCTGCAAGAAGAGATGCAGCATCTGATTGATCGCATGGGCGAGAAATCGCACGCGGGAGTGATCATGACTCCCCGGCGCGATACGCGTTCGGGTGCATCGGGAAATCTCGGCGCGTCGGCGCGCGTCCTTCCGACGGAACCGCCCCGTTtgcttttctcctcctccgccaGTGTTGACATAGACGATTTACCGGAAACGTGCGTggattccgacgacgacgacacgctgATCGGCGAGagcgtgacgacgtcgtcgtcgcgcgactcCCTAAGCGACATCCAAGATCCCGTCTACGAATCCATGGAGAAAATGCCGTCGGATCGAACGGAGAACGACATCGATTTAATGCACGATTATTTGCAATATTTACCGGCATTTTCCGGTCACACGgaaacgattcgacgtcaactGTGCGCGAAGATTTGCCTACACAAGTTTCTCCACGGAATGGAAGTCGTTCCGAACGGACGAGAACTCTCCTCCTGGTACGTCATCCTATACGGGCAATTGGATCTAATGAATCACGGAAAGAACGCGAAAACGCTCTTCTCCGGCGAATCGTTCGGCATAACGGCGGAAGCGTCGAAGAGCATTCACCAGGGTTCcctcgtcgtcaaatcggATCACTGTAAAATTCTCGAAGTGAAAGGCGAAGATTTCAAGGAGATTCTTCACAGCGGTGAACAAAATATTCGAACGGTGACCGAAGACGGAAAACCCGTTCTCGTTCAAGAACAACGCGGCGCCGGCGATCGGGTTGGTTACGTCATCATCCGGGGTACTCAAAAACGATTGCTCGATcagctcgtcgaagcgaatccCGCGGATCCGAATTACGCGGAAGATTTTCTTCTGTGTCATCGGACTTTTATCGAGGGTTTGCGCGTTGCTAGGCAACTGTTGGAGGCGTTTGAGGACGCGGAACAGCGTCCGCACGTAACGCGCGTTATGTTGCTATGGGTGAATAATCATTTTGGCgattttgacggcgtttcggATATGATGGATTGCTTGGAGAAATTTCGCGAGAAattggaggaggagaggaTGGGAGAGCATTTGCGCATGCTCGACGTTGCCGTGAcgacaaaatcaaaaatccgcgacgtcgttctcaaacgcgatgacgtcacagccCAATTGGGAATGACGATAATCGGACGAAACGATCACGTGTACGTGAGTCACGTGGAAAAGGAGACGATTtcggaaaaggcgaaaattcgaatcggcgacgaaattATTTCCGTGaatgacgtcgcgacgacagACGCGACGTTCGAGCGAGtggaacgcgcgctaagcgACGGAAAGAAATTTCGAATTCAAGTGAAATACGCGGGATCGAACAAAGTCCTTCAAACCCATCCCTCCTTCACGTAcagcgacgatgacgacggttccgcgtcgccgtcgcctcaCTTCTATCCGCCCCCGCCAAGATCCGGGTCCTTTTTACTcccaatgacgtcgaaacagCACGAAAAGGGCGGGAAGTCGCGCACGCTAAGCGGACTCATAGGCAAATTGACGGGACGCGCGCGCAAGCCCAAAAGTCGTCCCGCTATCAGTTCAGTCATTTTTACCGGCAGTGTTGGCGGCGGTCAACTGACTCCGCCTCCGTTTCATCACAACAGTCGCGAGCAAACCCCGGATAGTGAATCCCTAagtccgacgacgttgagcgaCGACTTGAAATTCTCGTTCGGACCCGTTCATCAAAGTACGAGCATGCCGTCGATTCCcctctcgccgccgcctcaaCTCAGTTCAAAcatcgatcacgtgattaaaATATTTCACGGCGGAAGCGGCACGAGCGACGGAGGGGGAAACGCGCACTCGTGCTACATTCCGATATCCAATCAGACGACGGCGGGAAATCTCGTCGCCTTGGCCATACGGGAGTTCTCCCAATCGGAGTCCGCGTGCGATTATTCCCTATGTCAGATCACCACGGATTCGAAAACGCGTTCCCTTCAGCAGAAACGTTTGCCCGATACGTTGAATCGTCTTCCCGAGCGTCTGGGACTCCATTCGCGCTACTACATCAAACCGCACAACATGACGGGAACTCTCGTTCAcgaggacgtcgtcgacgacatcctGCGCGACGGCGCAATCCACGTCGCCAatctcgatctcgacgaactCGTTCGTCATCTGACCGTGACGGATTTCGTCACGTTTCGGCAAATTCAACACGAAGAGTACATCCGGGATTTATTCGGTTGTCATAGCAAtgaagaaacgtcgacggcgacgtcgacgcgtcaTTTGGCGAAATTCGCCGACATTGTGAATCGGGAAATGTTTTGGGTCGTCACGGAAGTGTGCCGGGAAACGCGCGAGCGAAAGCGCGTCAAGATCATCAAGcgtttcgtcaaaatcgCCGGCCTgtgtcgtcgcgcgcgcaATTTCAACACGATGTTCGCCGTCGTGAGCGGTCTCGGTCATCGATGCGTCGAGCGTCTTCGAACGACGTGGGATCGCGTTCCGTCGAAGTACGTACGCGCCTTCGAGTCCATGCAACGTCTCATGGATCCCACGCGAAATATGAGCACCTATCGTACGGTAATCAACGAGGAGAGTCGTCGCGGTCCCGTCATTCCCTTTTTTCCCGTCGTTAAAAAAGATCTCATGGTTCTCTACTTAACCAATGAGTCCAAGGTAAACGGGTTGATTAATTTCGAGAAGTTGCGTAAGCTCAGCAAGGAGATACGCAATGTCGGgcgattcgcttcgaaatCGTACGATCCCAATCacgttttcggcgtcgaaacgtcggcggcgtccgGCGGCGAACTTCTCCTCAATCCCATGACGGGGACGTTGAAGAAGCGAAGCGGCGCGGGCGGCGCGAATTCGATTATCAAAAAGATGTACGAGATGAAATTGATGGAGAAAAAAGTTCGCGAATACGTCGCCAATTTGCCGGTTATagaagacgagacgatgTTAGAGGTTTTGTCCGTTGCTAGGGAACCGCCGCCgggtagcggcggcggcggcggcggcggcggggcgGGCGGCTCGAACGGGCGCGCTTCGCCGCAAACGCGCGCTATGTCCGTCGGTTCGAAAGTGGGCTTAGTTAGGCGAAAtagctcttcttcttctcttacGCGTCGACTGAGCGTGCAGGAGggagcgtcgtcggcgtcggcgccgagTCCGGTTAAGAAACGGTTTCTCGGCGGGTCGCCGTCCAATAAGAAGAGACGCGGATCGGTGTCGTCGAGGCAGTCGTTGTCGTGCAACAGTTCGCCTTTGATAAAGGCGAAGAGTATGAATCACTGa